One Gordonia zhaorongruii DNA segment encodes these proteins:
- a CDS encoding BldC family transcriptional regulator, protein MTAIAENQDQSVTGLITPAMATQHNLTPGQVASMFNVNPKTVARWASSGVLKSIRTPGGHRRFREADVVALLNRS, encoded by the coding sequence ATGACTGCCATCGCTGAGAACCAGGATCAGAGCGTCACTGGCCTCATCACGCCCGCCATGGCCACCCAGCACAACCTGACGCCTGGTCAGGTTGCCTCGATGTTCAACGTCAATCCGAAGACCGTCGCCCGCTGGGCGTCCTCCGGTGTTCTCAAGTCGATCCGCACGCCGGGCGGCCACCGCCGCTTCCGCGAGGCAGACGTCGTCGCACTCCTGAACCGCTCCTGA
- the ccsB gene encoding c-type cytochrome biogenesis protein CcsB: MNGEMVDETLARYSDWFFATAITVYVVAMVVFLVSLASARYAKLERADAAELVGAGVGGRGRTSAGDRTPGRVAGPAPRRGAGERLASMAYPVVWVGLLAHVASIVLRGVATDRAPWGNMYEFISLTCLACVAAGVVVLRKREQRPLLSFVLVPVALLMFIGGKFLYTDPAPVVPALKSYWLAIHVSIISIASGVLLVSGVASILYLAKLRWAPTQVDETGTGVAAGARRLLGHLPSTDALDRLAYKCVVIGFPLFGIGVICGAIWAEAAWGRFWGWDPKETVSFIAWIVYAAYLHARATAGWRNAAAWINVAGFVALLFNLFAINLVVSGLHSYAGL; encoded by the coding sequence ATGAACGGCGAGATGGTCGACGAGACGCTGGCCCGGTACTCCGATTGGTTCTTCGCGACCGCGATCACGGTGTACGTGGTCGCGATGGTGGTGTTCCTGGTGTCGCTGGCATCGGCCCGCTACGCGAAACTCGAACGTGCGGACGCGGCCGAACTCGTCGGCGCGGGTGTCGGCGGACGCGGCCGCACGTCGGCCGGTGATCGCACTCCCGGCCGCGTCGCCGGTCCCGCACCGCGCCGCGGAGCGGGAGAGCGGCTCGCCTCGATGGCCTACCCCGTTGTCTGGGTCGGGCTCCTCGCCCACGTGGCCTCGATCGTGCTGCGGGGAGTCGCGACCGATCGCGCTCCGTGGGGCAACATGTACGAGTTCATCTCACTGACCTGTCTGGCCTGTGTCGCCGCGGGCGTCGTGGTGCTCCGCAAGCGCGAACAGCGACCGCTGCTCAGCTTCGTCCTGGTCCCGGTCGCGCTGCTGATGTTCATCGGCGGCAAGTTCCTCTACACCGACCCCGCACCGGTGGTGCCGGCGCTGAAGTCGTACTGGCTCGCCATCCACGTCTCGATCATCTCGATCGCCTCCGGCGTCCTGCTCGTCTCCGGAGTGGCCAGCATCCTGTACCTGGCGAAGCTTCGCTGGGCGCCGACGCAGGTCGATGAGACGGGGACCGGGGTCGCCGCAGGCGCACGGCGGCTTCTCGGTCATCTGCCGTCTACCGACGCGCTCGACCGTCTTGCCTACAAGTGCGTCGTGATCGGCTTCCCGCTGTTCGGCATCGGTGTCATCTGCGGCGCGATCTGGGCCGAGGCCGCATGGGGCCGTTTCTGGGGATGGGACCCCAAGGAGACCGTCTCCTTCATCGCGTGGATCGTGTACGCGGCGTACCTGCACGCCCGTGCGACCGCGGGATGGCGCAATGCTGCGGCCTGGATCAACGTCGCCGGATTCGTCGCGCTTCTGTTCAACCTGTTCGCGATCAACCTGGTCGTCTCCGGACTGCACTCGTACGCCGGTCTGTGA
- the resB gene encoding cytochrome c biogenesis protein ResB → MSESAPRTMQRFVIVPLRKAWRGLTSMRTALSLLFLLALAAIPGALLPQRDLNEGKTAEYIADHGMLGEWMDKVQLFDVFSSSWFTAVYLLLFISLVGCLTPRIWEHYKAMRTPPVAAPRNLRRLPRHVSETVDGEPAEVAERISGNLRGWRKRTRVIEPSERYPRGAVEVSAEKGFLREFGNLVFHFALLALLVTIAAGKMFGYEGTRTLVADGEQSLCNTSTAVYDSFRSGAMVDGTGLAPFCFRIDDFSATFLPSGQPKMYDAKVAYTEDVSADPEEWQKTSVQVNKPLRIKGDRVYVLGNGFAPTFTVTFPNGEKRTQTAPFMPQSVQTMLSEGAVRFDTPAGMYPNPDDRRKNQIAIEGLFAPDPVFMHTLLDSKSPVPRNPAVAIRVYKGDSGLDAGRPQNVYSLDRRLIDQGRLSQKASVNLEMGKDTVLGDGTRVSFDGYQRWVSVQVSHDPAQQGVLISAVVMVLGLLVSLLIRRRRIWARLIPEQRDPASDGESAGGDRSGVRRTVVEVAGLARTDQAGWGEGFEEQARGLLSRAEERNRGKL, encoded by the coding sequence ATGAGTGAATCGGCGCCGAGAACGATGCAGCGCTTCGTGATCGTGCCGTTGCGCAAAGCGTGGCGCGGCCTGACGTCGATGCGCACGGCGCTCTCCCTGCTGTTCCTGCTCGCGCTCGCGGCGATCCCCGGTGCGCTCCTTCCCCAACGGGACCTCAACGAGGGCAAGACAGCCGAGTACATCGCCGACCACGGCATGCTCGGCGAGTGGATGGACAAGGTGCAGTTGTTCGACGTCTTCTCGTCGAGTTGGTTCACCGCCGTCTACCTCCTGCTGTTCATCTCCCTGGTCGGCTGCCTGACACCTCGCATCTGGGAGCATTACAAGGCGATGCGAACGCCGCCGGTGGCCGCACCGCGCAACCTGCGCCGCCTGCCTCGGCACGTCTCCGAGACCGTCGACGGCGAGCCTGCTGAGGTCGCCGAACGCATCAGCGGCAATCTGCGCGGATGGCGCAAGCGAACCCGGGTGATCGAACCGTCGGAGCGGTACCCGCGCGGCGCCGTCGAGGTGTCCGCGGAGAAGGGATTCCTGCGGGAGTTCGGCAACCTCGTCTTCCACTTCGCGCTTCTCGCGCTCCTCGTCACGATCGCCGCGGGCAAGATGTTCGGCTACGAGGGAACCCGCACTCTGGTCGCCGACGGCGAGCAGTCCCTGTGCAACACCTCGACCGCGGTCTACGACTCGTTCCGATCGGGCGCGATGGTCGACGGAACCGGACTGGCCCCGTTCTGTTTCCGCATCGACGACTTCTCCGCGACGTTCCTGCCCAGCGGTCAGCCGAAGATGTACGACGCGAAGGTGGCGTACACCGAGGACGTGTCCGCCGATCCTGAGGAGTGGCAGAAGACGTCGGTCCAGGTGAACAAGCCGCTGCGCATCAAGGGCGACCGGGTCTACGTGCTGGGCAACGGATTCGCGCCCACCTTCACCGTGACCTTCCCGAACGGCGAGAAGCGCACGCAGACCGCGCCGTTCATGCCGCAGTCGGTGCAGACGATGCTCTCCGAGGGTGCCGTTCGCTTCGACACGCCGGCCGGAATGTACCCGAATCCGGATGATCGCCGGAAGAACCAGATCGCCATCGAGGGGCTCTTCGCGCCGGACCCGGTGTTCATGCACACCTTGCTCGACTCGAAGTCTCCGGTGCCGCGGAATCCGGCGGTGGCGATCCGGGTCTACAAGGGCGACAGCGGGCTCGACGCGGGCAGACCGCAGAACGTCTACTCGCTCGACCGCCGTCTCATCGACCAGGGCAGGCTGAGCCAGAAGGCATCGGTCAACCTGGAGATGGGCAAGGACACCGTCCTCGGCGATGGAACGCGGGTGTCGTTCGACGGCTATCAGCGGTGGGTGTCGGTGCAGGTGTCGCACGACCCGGCCCAACAGGGCGTCCTGATCTCCGCGGTGGTCATGGTCCTCGGTCTCCTGGTGTCGCTGCTGATCCGGCGTCGTCGCATCTGGGCCCGGCTCATTCCGGAACAGCGCGATCCAGCATCCGATGGGGAGAGCGCCGGTGGTGACCGCAGCGGGGTCCGACGTACTGTAGTAGAGGTCGCCGGACTGGCACGCACCGATCAAGCGGGCTGGGGCGAAGGCTTTGAAGAACAGGCGCGCGGGCTGTTGTCCCGCGCCGAGGAACGAAACCGCGGCAAGCTGTAG
- a CDS encoding cytochrome c biogenesis CcdA family protein — MTQAYLADAGGFASTVTSGPLLLALGACVLTGLVSFASPCVVPLVPGYLSYLAGLVGAEAPAVSADEERKAGRWRVVGAAGLFVLGFTVVYVLATAAIFGATSVFLDTDRLELMQRIGGVFTIVMGLVFLGMIPFLQRDRRLTPRRYSNVAGAPVLGAVFAVGWIPCSSATLGAVLSVAMATEGPSAWRGALMVTAYCLGLGIPFLILAASSAWAVRSLGFIRRNARKIQIVGGVLLIAVGVVLVTGLWNEMIDWMRIGMINDVELPI, encoded by the coding sequence ATGACTCAGGCCTACCTGGCCGATGCGGGCGGTTTCGCCTCGACGGTCACCTCCGGACCGCTGCTGCTCGCGCTCGGCGCCTGCGTGCTGACCGGACTCGTGTCGTTCGCCTCGCCGTGCGTGGTGCCGCTCGTCCCCGGCTATCTGTCGTATCTGGCGGGGCTGGTGGGGGCCGAGGCTCCCGCGGTATCGGCAGATGAGGAACGCAAGGCGGGGCGCTGGCGGGTGGTCGGCGCTGCCGGCTTGTTCGTGCTCGGCTTCACCGTCGTCTACGTGCTCGCTACGGCAGCGATCTTCGGCGCCACCTCGGTGTTCCTGGACACCGACCGCCTGGAGTTGATGCAGCGGATCGGTGGAGTCTTCACGATCGTCATGGGTCTGGTGTTCCTGGGCATGATCCCGTTCCTGCAGCGAGACCGCAGGCTCACTCCTCGCCGCTACTCCAATGTGGCCGGTGCGCCGGTCCTCGGCGCGGTGTTCGCCGTCGGCTGGATCCCGTGCAGCAGTGCGACGCTCGGCGCGGTACTCAGCGTCGCGATGGCGACCGAGGGGCCGTCGGCGTGGCGCGGAGCACTTATGGTCACCGCGTACTGTCTGGGCCTGGGTATCCCGTTCCTGATCCTCGCCGCATCGTCGGCGTGGGCGGTTCGGAGCCTCGGGTTCATCCGGCGGAATGCTCGAAAGATACAGATCGTCGGTGGCGTCCTGCTGATCGCAGTCGGCGTCGTGCTCGTCACGGGCCTGTGGAACGAGATGATCGACTGGATGCGGATCGGCATGATCAATGATGTGGAGCTGCCGATATGA